In the genome of Parus major isolate Abel chromosome 2, Parus_major1.1, whole genome shotgun sequence, one region contains:
- the PDP1 gene encoding pyruvate dehyrogenase phosphatase catalytic subunit 1 isoform X3, with the protein MPAPAHLFPLIRNCEISRIGSTACYCHHKHLCCLSSHFAHSHFRYAPQKKFAALYRPKEHFNHFIHARDYASTPQRFYLTPPQVNSILKANEYSFKVPEFDGKNVSSVLGFDSNQLPANAPIEDRRSAATCLQTRGMLLGVFDGHAGCACAQAVSERLFYYIAVSLLPHETLLEIENAVESGRALLPILQWHKHPNDYFSKEASKLYFNSLRTYWQELIDLNSGETTDVREALVNAFKRLDSDISLEAQVGDPNSFLNYLVLRVAFSGATACVAHVDGVDLHIANTGDSRAMLGVQEEDGSWSAVNLSYDHNAQNEREVERVRMEHPKSEEKSLVKQDRLLGLLMPFRAFGDVKFKWSIELQKRVVESGPDQLNDNEYTKFIPPNYHTPPYLTAEPEVIHHKLRPQDKFLVLATDGLWETMHRQDVARIVGEYLTGVHHQQPIAVGGYKVTLGQMHGLLTERRARISSVFEDQNAATHLIRHAVGNNEFGTVDHERLSKMLSLPEELARMYRDDITITVVQFNSHVIGAYQNEEL; encoded by the coding sequence ATGCCAGCACCAGCTCATCTGTTCCCATTGATTCGTAACTGTGAGATTAGCAGAATAGGCAGTACTGCGTGTTACTGCCACCATAAACATCTGTGTTGTTTGTCATCTCATTTTGCTCACAGTCACTTCAGATATGCACCGCAGAAGAAATTTGCGGCACTTTACAGGCCAAAGGAGCACTTTAATCATTTTATTCACGCGAGGGATTATGCTTCTACGCCACAGAGGTTTTACCTCACCCCTCCACAGGTCAACAGCATTCTGAAGGCAAATGAATACAGCTTCAAAGTCCCAGAATTTGATGGTAAAAATGTAAGTTCTGTTCTTGGCTTTGATAGCAACCAGTTGCCTGCTAATGCTCCAATAGAGGACCGGAGGAGTGCTGCCACTTGTTTACAGACAAGAGGGATGCTTCTGGGTGTGTTTGATGGCCATGCAGGCTGTGCTTGTGCTCAAGCTGTCAGTGAAAGACTGTTTTACTACATTGCTGTCTCTTTGTTACCTCATGAGACTTTActtgaaatagaaaatgctgTGGAGAGTGGCAGAGCTCTGTTGCCCATTTTACAGTGGCACAAGCATCCCAACGATTATTTTAGCAAAGAGGCTTCCAAACTCTACTTCAACAGTTTAAGAACTTATTGGCAGGAGTTGATTGATCTCAACAGTGGAGAGACTACTGATGTGAGAGAAGCTTTAGTTAATGCCTTTAAGAGGCTTGATAGTGATATTTCTTTGGAAGCTCAAGTAGGAGATCCAAATTCTTTTCTTAACTACCTAGTACTGCGAGTAGCGTTTTCTGGAGCAACTGCCTGTGTAGCCCATGTGGATGGTGTCGACTTGCACATTGCAAACACAGGTGACAGTAGAGCAATGCTTGGTGTTCAGGAAGAAGATGGATCTTGGTCTGCAGTTAATTTGTCCTATGACCACAATGCACAAAATGAACGTGAAGTGGAACGTGTGAGAATGGAGCATCCAAAGTCTGAAGAGAAAAGTCTTGTGAAACAAGATCGTCTCTTGGGTCTCTTGATGCCTTTCAGAGCTTTTGGTGATGTGAAGTTTAAATGGAGTATCGAACTGCAGAAGAGAGTGGTAGAATCAGGCCCAGATCAGCTGAATGACAATGAATATACCAAGTTTATTCCTCCAAACTATCATACTCCCCCATACCTAACAGCTGAACCAGAAGTCATACATCACAAATTACGGCCACAGGATAAGTTCCTGGTTTTGGCCACAGATGGGCTGTGGGAGACAATGCACAGGCAAGATGTGGCTAGAATTGTGGGTGAGTACCTCACTGGTGTTCACCACCAACAGCCAATAGCTGTTGGTGGCTATAAGGTAACTTTGGGACAGATGCATGGTCTCTTAACAGAAAGGAGAGCAAGAATCTCTTCAGTATTCGAAGATCAGAATGCAGCAACTCACCTGATACGTCATGCAGTGGGTAATAATGAATTTGGAACTGTGGATCATGAGCGACTGTCCAAGATGCTTAGTCTTCCAGAAGAGCTGGCTCGAATGTATAGAGATGACATTACAATTACTGTGGTGCAGTTCAATTCACATGTTATAGGTGCATATCAAAATGAGGAATTGTGA
- the PDP1 gene encoding pyruvate dehyrogenase phosphatase catalytic subunit 1 isoform X1: MLAASCCDRRMCVCPGPRRIAIPVRSSRLPLLSDAMPAPAHLFPLIRNCEISRIGSTACYCHHKHLCCLSSHFAHSHFRYAPQKKFAALYRPKEHFNHFIHARDYASTPQRFYLTPPQVNSILKANEYSFKVPEFDGKNVSSVLGFDSNQLPANAPIEDRRSAATCLQTRGMLLGVFDGHAGCACAQAVSERLFYYIAVSLLPHETLLEIENAVESGRALLPILQWHKHPNDYFSKEASKLYFNSLRTYWQELIDLNSGETTDVREALVNAFKRLDSDISLEAQVGDPNSFLNYLVLRVAFSGATACVAHVDGVDLHIANTGDSRAMLGVQEEDGSWSAVNLSYDHNAQNEREVERVRMEHPKSEEKSLVKQDRLLGLLMPFRAFGDVKFKWSIELQKRVVESGPDQLNDNEYTKFIPPNYHTPPYLTAEPEVIHHKLRPQDKFLVLATDGLWETMHRQDVARIVGEYLTGVHHQQPIAVGGYKVTLGQMHGLLTERRARISSVFEDQNAATHLIRHAVGNNEFGTVDHERLSKMLSLPEELARMYRDDITITVVQFNSHVIGAYQNEEL, translated from the exons ATGTTGGCGGCTTCATGTTGTGACAGGAGAATGTGTGTATGTCCTGGGCCCAGGCGGATCG CAATTCCAGTCCGAAGCTCCAGGCTGCCATTGTTGTCTGATGCCATGCCAGCACCAGCTCATCTGTTCCCATTGATTCGTAACTGTGAGATTAGCAGAATAGGCAGTACTGCGTGTTACTGCCACCATAAACATCTGTGTTGTTTGTCATCTCATTTTGCTCACAGTCACTTCAGATATGCACCGCAGAAGAAATTTGCGGCACTTTACAGGCCAAAGGAGCACTTTAATCATTTTATTCACGCGAGGGATTATGCTTCTACGCCACAGAGGTTTTACCTCACCCCTCCACAGGTCAACAGCATTCTGAAGGCAAATGAATACAGCTTCAAAGTCCCAGAATTTGATGGTAAAAATGTAAGTTCTGTTCTTGGCTTTGATAGCAACCAGTTGCCTGCTAATGCTCCAATAGAGGACCGGAGGAGTGCTGCCACTTGTTTACAGACAAGAGGGATGCTTCTGGGTGTGTTTGATGGCCATGCAGGCTGTGCTTGTGCTCAAGCTGTCAGTGAAAGACTGTTTTACTACATTGCTGTCTCTTTGTTACCTCATGAGACTTTActtgaaatagaaaatgctgTGGAGAGTGGCAGAGCTCTGTTGCCCATTTTACAGTGGCACAAGCATCCCAACGATTATTTTAGCAAAGAGGCTTCCAAACTCTACTTCAACAGTTTAAGAACTTATTGGCAGGAGTTGATTGATCTCAACAGTGGAGAGACTACTGATGTGAGAGAAGCTTTAGTTAATGCCTTTAAGAGGCTTGATAGTGATATTTCTTTGGAAGCTCAAGTAGGAGATCCAAATTCTTTTCTTAACTACCTAGTACTGCGAGTAGCGTTTTCTGGAGCAACTGCCTGTGTAGCCCATGTGGATGGTGTCGACTTGCACATTGCAAACACAGGTGACAGTAGAGCAATGCTTGGTGTTCAGGAAGAAGATGGATCTTGGTCTGCAGTTAATTTGTCCTATGACCACAATGCACAAAATGAACGTGAAGTGGAACGTGTGAGAATGGAGCATCCAAAGTCTGAAGAGAAAAGTCTTGTGAAACAAGATCGTCTCTTGGGTCTCTTGATGCCTTTCAGAGCTTTTGGTGATGTGAAGTTTAAATGGAGTATCGAACTGCAGAAGAGAGTGGTAGAATCAGGCCCAGATCAGCTGAATGACAATGAATATACCAAGTTTATTCCTCCAAACTATCATACTCCCCCATACCTAACAGCTGAACCAGAAGTCATACATCACAAATTACGGCCACAGGATAAGTTCCTGGTTTTGGCCACAGATGGGCTGTGGGAGACAATGCACAGGCAAGATGTGGCTAGAATTGTGGGTGAGTACCTCACTGGTGTTCACCACCAACAGCCAATAGCTGTTGGTGGCTATAAGGTAACTTTGGGACAGATGCATGGTCTCTTAACAGAAAGGAGAGCAAGAATCTCTTCAGTATTCGAAGATCAGAATGCAGCAACTCACCTGATACGTCATGCAGTGGGTAATAATGAATTTGGAACTGTGGATCATGAGCGACTGTCCAAGATGCTTAGTCTTCCAGAAGAGCTGGCTCGAATGTATAGAGATGACATTACAATTACTGTGGTGCAGTTCAATTCACATGTTATAGGTGCATATCAAAATGAGGAATTGTGA
- the PDP1 gene encoding pyruvate dehyrogenase phosphatase catalytic subunit 1 isoform X2 translates to MCVCPGPRRIAIPVRSSRLPLLSDAMPAPAHLFPLIRNCEISRIGSTACYCHHKHLCCLSSHFAHSHFRYAPQKKFAALYRPKEHFNHFIHARDYASTPQRFYLTPPQVNSILKANEYSFKVPEFDGKNVSSVLGFDSNQLPANAPIEDRRSAATCLQTRGMLLGVFDGHAGCACAQAVSERLFYYIAVSLLPHETLLEIENAVESGRALLPILQWHKHPNDYFSKEASKLYFNSLRTYWQELIDLNSGETTDVREALVNAFKRLDSDISLEAQVGDPNSFLNYLVLRVAFSGATACVAHVDGVDLHIANTGDSRAMLGVQEEDGSWSAVNLSYDHNAQNEREVERVRMEHPKSEEKSLVKQDRLLGLLMPFRAFGDVKFKWSIELQKRVVESGPDQLNDNEYTKFIPPNYHTPPYLTAEPEVIHHKLRPQDKFLVLATDGLWETMHRQDVARIVGEYLTGVHHQQPIAVGGYKVTLGQMHGLLTERRARISSVFEDQNAATHLIRHAVGNNEFGTVDHERLSKMLSLPEELARMYRDDITITVVQFNSHVIGAYQNEEL, encoded by the exons ATGTGTGTATGTCCTGGGCCCAGGCGGATCG CAATTCCAGTCCGAAGCTCCAGGCTGCCATTGTTGTCTGATGCCATGCCAGCACCAGCTCATCTGTTCCCATTGATTCGTAACTGTGAGATTAGCAGAATAGGCAGTACTGCGTGTTACTGCCACCATAAACATCTGTGTTGTTTGTCATCTCATTTTGCTCACAGTCACTTCAGATATGCACCGCAGAAGAAATTTGCGGCACTTTACAGGCCAAAGGAGCACTTTAATCATTTTATTCACGCGAGGGATTATGCTTCTACGCCACAGAGGTTTTACCTCACCCCTCCACAGGTCAACAGCATTCTGAAGGCAAATGAATACAGCTTCAAAGTCCCAGAATTTGATGGTAAAAATGTAAGTTCTGTTCTTGGCTTTGATAGCAACCAGTTGCCTGCTAATGCTCCAATAGAGGACCGGAGGAGTGCTGCCACTTGTTTACAGACAAGAGGGATGCTTCTGGGTGTGTTTGATGGCCATGCAGGCTGTGCTTGTGCTCAAGCTGTCAGTGAAAGACTGTTTTACTACATTGCTGTCTCTTTGTTACCTCATGAGACTTTActtgaaatagaaaatgctgTGGAGAGTGGCAGAGCTCTGTTGCCCATTTTACAGTGGCACAAGCATCCCAACGATTATTTTAGCAAAGAGGCTTCCAAACTCTACTTCAACAGTTTAAGAACTTATTGGCAGGAGTTGATTGATCTCAACAGTGGAGAGACTACTGATGTGAGAGAAGCTTTAGTTAATGCCTTTAAGAGGCTTGATAGTGATATTTCTTTGGAAGCTCAAGTAGGAGATCCAAATTCTTTTCTTAACTACCTAGTACTGCGAGTAGCGTTTTCTGGAGCAACTGCCTGTGTAGCCCATGTGGATGGTGTCGACTTGCACATTGCAAACACAGGTGACAGTAGAGCAATGCTTGGTGTTCAGGAAGAAGATGGATCTTGGTCTGCAGTTAATTTGTCCTATGACCACAATGCACAAAATGAACGTGAAGTGGAACGTGTGAGAATGGAGCATCCAAAGTCTGAAGAGAAAAGTCTTGTGAAACAAGATCGTCTCTTGGGTCTCTTGATGCCTTTCAGAGCTTTTGGTGATGTGAAGTTTAAATGGAGTATCGAACTGCAGAAGAGAGTGGTAGAATCAGGCCCAGATCAGCTGAATGACAATGAATATACCAAGTTTATTCCTCCAAACTATCATACTCCCCCATACCTAACAGCTGAACCAGAAGTCATACATCACAAATTACGGCCACAGGATAAGTTCCTGGTTTTGGCCACAGATGGGCTGTGGGAGACAATGCACAGGCAAGATGTGGCTAGAATTGTGGGTGAGTACCTCACTGGTGTTCACCACCAACAGCCAATAGCTGTTGGTGGCTATAAGGTAACTTTGGGACAGATGCATGGTCTCTTAACAGAAAGGAGAGCAAGAATCTCTTCAGTATTCGAAGATCAGAATGCAGCAACTCACCTGATACGTCATGCAGTGGGTAATAATGAATTTGGAACTGTGGATCATGAGCGACTGTCCAAGATGCTTAGTCTTCCAGAAGAGCTGGCTCGAATGTATAGAGATGACATTACAATTACTGTGGTGCAGTTCAATTCACATGTTATAGGTGCATATCAAAATGAGGAATTGTGA